CATGCTGCATGGCATGGGGCTGGAGACCGGGGTGGACCTCGAGGCGCTGGCGGAGACGGGACGCTGGCTGGCTGGCGTCCTGGGACGTACGACCGGCAGCAAGGTCGGACGGGCGATGGCGCCCCAGCAAGACCTGGCGTAGGCCGGACAAGGCCCGAGGCCCCATCCGGGGCCAGCACAGGCACCAACGCGATCAGCCGGCCGTACCTGCTCGCCAGTCCTCTCCCTACTCCCCTGTTCCGCAGGGAGCGCGGAGCCCCGGGTGCGCTTACCCGGGCTACGCAGCCTGCCCGTCCCCCTCCCGCACGGAGAGCAACGCGTAGCCCGGATAAGGCCGCAGGCCGCATCCGGGGTGACTGCCACTCCGCAGCGTCGCCCATGCACAGTCCCGCGATAACCCCGCAGCGCGTGGCGACACGGCTGACCACACGCCCGCGCCACCGCGCTGCAGCGGCGAGCTGCGCTCCGCTAGTCCGGGCTACGTGCCAGTCGAGGCCTGCGGGCCCTGCAGGCGCGAATCCCAGCTCTCGGTCTGGCGCTGTTCGAGGCGGCGTTCGAAGGTGCGTTGCCAGGAGCCGCCCAGCGGCAGCTTGAGCGCGCCGCGCAGCTCGTCCTGGTCGAGGGTGCGGCGGTACAGCAGGTCCATCAGCCGCGGCAGCGGCCAGTCCGCATGCGGGCGTTCGAGCAGCACGAGGTCGTCGCCGGCCTGCACCTGGCCTGTCTCGATGACCCGGTAGTACCAGCCGCTGCGGCCGCTGTCCTGGACACGGCGGGCCATGTCGGCGATGCCGAAGCGGTCCGACAGCTTCCAGCACGGCTGCCGGCCCTGCGCCACCTCGACCACGGCGGTGCCCAGGCGCAGGCGGTCGCCGAGGCAGATGTCGGCCTCGGTGATGCCGGTGGTGCTGATGTTCTCGCCGAATGCGCCGGGACCCTGCAGCAAGGGATGCGCGCCGATCTCGGCGATCCAGGACACGTAGTGGTCCCGCGCGTAGTGATGGATGGCCTTGTCCGGACCGCCATGCACGCGGCGGTCGCCCTGCTCGTCGCCTTGCAGGCCCTCGGGACCTACCGCGGCCGGTCCCTGCCGCGGCCGCTTGGCGATGGCGCTATGGCTGCCAGGCCGCGAATACGGGACGACCGTGCCCGTCAGCACGGCCTCGATCCTGGCGATGACCTGGCCGCTCACGGGCCCACCACCGCGGCAAGGCAACGGCGATGGGCGCGTGGAGCCGGCATGTCAGGCCGCGGCGGGCAGCGCCGCGATCTCGGCCTTGAGCAGCTCGCCCAGGACCTTGATGCCGTGGTCGATCTTCTCCGCCGGCACGGTCACGAACGACAGGCGCAGGCAGTTGCGACGCGGCTCGACCGCATAGAACGGCGCACCCGGCACGAAGGCCACGTTGTGCTCGATCGCCTTGGCCAGCAGCGCGCCGCTGTCGATGCCTTCCGGCAGGTCGACCCAGATGAACATGCCACCTTCCGGACGGTTCCAGCGCGCCTGCTCCGGGAACTCGCGCTCCAGCGCGGCCAGCATGTGCTCGCACTGGGCGCCGTACAGGGCGCGGATCGACGGGATGTGCTTGTCGATGAAGCCGTCCTGCACCGCCTCGTACACGATGCGC
This genomic interval from Pseudoxanthomonas suwonensis 11-1 contains the following:
- a CDS encoding MOSC domain-containing protein, whose protein sequence is MSGQVIARIEAVLTGTVVPYSRPGSHSAIAKRPRQGPAAVGPEGLQGDEQGDRRVHGGPDKAIHHYARDHYVSWIAEIGAHPLLQGPGAFGENISTTGITEADICLGDRLRLGTAVVEVAQGRQPCWKLSDRFGIADMARRVQDSGRSGWYYRVIETGQVQAGDDLVLLERPHADWPLPRLMDLLYRRTLDQDELRGALKLPLGGSWQRTFERRLEQRQTESWDSRLQGPQASTGT